The region GTTCAGGCTTTCAATATGAAATCAAGCTCGATGCCCCTTTGGCCGATGATTTGGTGCTGGAAGGCCAAGGTGAAAAAGTTCTGGTGGACACAATTTCGCTGCCGTTCCTGCAAAATGCCGTGATTGATTTCACCGAAGAATTGATCGGCGCGCGGTTTGTGATCGAGAATCCAAATGCCACGTCCTCTTGCGGATGTGGCACAAGCTTTTCGATGTAACCTGTTTACCTTTCAGCATAATCAGCGAAACTGCGCATCAGATGCTTGGTCTGATTGCGAAAGCCATTGGCTGAAAAATACGCCATGATTTTATACAGGCCGTTTACACGCATCTGCATGTCTACCCGCCACAAGGTGGTGCCGTTCTGAGTTTCAAAAAAACTGTTCTTTGAAATGCTGGCCGATTGGCTCGAGACATATGAGACGCAATACATCTCGGGCAGCTCTTTCGCCAATATCGTTTCGATCATTTCAAATTGCTGCTCGCCCACCCGAAAGGTCAGCTGCGTTGTCGCGCCCACAGTGCCGGGCTCTCCGTCAAGCGGCGCGTGACCAATAAAACCGTTTTGCCAGCGTCTGCGATTGTCATGTGACGTCAAAAGTTCGACCACCCGTTCGCGGTGCAACTTCACTTCTAATTCGACAGAGTATTTCATTTGGGCACCTTAATTCGGGTTGAGCGTCCCCCCTGATAACGCCATAGTCCCCACATGAAAATCGCTACGTTCAATATCAACGGTATCAAAGCCCGTATCAACGCTCTGCCTGCATGGCTTGACGAAGCACAGCCCGATGTGGCGCTGCTTCAGGAAATCAAATCCGTCGACGAAGGCTTTCCACGCGAGATTTTCGAAGATCGCGGCTATCAGGTCGAAACCCATGGGCAAAAAAGCTTCAACGGCGTAGCGATTCTATCCAAGCTGCCGCTCGAAGATATTTCACGCGGCCTGCCAGGCGACGCGGACGACGAACAGGCCCGCTGGATCGAAGCAACAGTCATGGGCGACACACCTATTCGCGTCTGCGGTTTGTATTTGCCAAATGGCAACCCGGTGCCCGGCCCAAAATACGATTACAAACTGGCCTGGATGCAACGTCTGCACGCGCGTGCTCAAACGCTTTTGGCAGCCGAAGAACCGTTTCTTATGGCTGGTGATTACAACATCATACCACAAGACGAAGACGCACGCCGACCCGAGGCTTGGCAAGAAGACGCACTGGCGCGTCCT is a window of Cognatishimia sp. WU-CL00825 DNA encoding:
- a CDS encoding SRPBCC family protein, with product MKYSVELEVKLHRERVVELLTSHDNRRRWQNGFIGHAPLDGEPGTVGATTQLTFRVGEQQFEMIETILAKELPEMYCVSYVSSQSASISKNSFFETQNGTTLWRVDMQMRVNGLYKIMAYFSANGFRNQTKHLMRSFADYAER
- the xth gene encoding exodeoxyribonuclease III, which codes for MKIATFNINGIKARINALPAWLDEAQPDVALLQEIKSVDEGFPREIFEDRGYQVETHGQKSFNGVAILSKLPLEDISRGLPGDADDEQARWIEATVMGDTPIRVCGLYLPNGNPVPGPKYDYKLAWMQRLHARAQTLLAAEEPFLMAGDYNIIPQDEDARRPEAWQEDALARPESRAAYRRLLNLGFTEAFRARTPGPEHYSFWDYQAGAWNRDDGIRIDHFLLSPQCADLLLDCQIDKHIRGLEKPSDHVPVWVELAA
- a CDS encoding iron-sulfur cluster assembly accessory protein; the protein is MQLPPKVTDRAFARLAEIGAGDQGQGLRVAVEGGGCSGFQYEIKLDAPLADDLVLEGQGEKVLVDTISLPFLQNAVIDFTEELIGARFVIENPNATSSCGCGTSFSM